In the genome of Triticum urartu cultivar G1812 chromosome 5, Tu2.1, whole genome shotgun sequence, one region contains:
- the LOC125508113 gene encoding 5-methylthioadenosine/S-adenosylhomocysteine deaminase-like: MTQVAAVSADIVLHNAFVVTMDGALTVIRDGAIAVVGDRIAAVGPSADVLGAFPGAAQTLNLAGRILLPGFVNTHVHTSQQLARGIADDVDLMTWLHGRIWPYESHMTEEDSYASTLLCGIELIRSGVSQLSTGISSTV, encoded by the exons ATGACGCAGGTGGCGGCGGTATCGGCCGACATCGTCCTCCACAACGCGTTTGTCGTCACCATGGACGGCGCCCTCACGGTCATCCGGGACGGCGCCATCGCCGTCGTGGGCGACCGCATCGCCGCCGTGGGCCCTTCGGCGGACGTCCTTGGCGCCTTCCCCGGCGCCGCGCAGACCCTCAACCTCGCGGGTCGTATCCTCCTTCCCG GGTTTGTGAACACCCACGTGCACACGTCGCAGCAGCTGGCGCGGGGGATCGCCGACGACGTCGACCTGATGACGTGGCTGCACGGGAGGATCTGGCCCTATGAGTCTCACATGACGGAGGAGGACTCCTACGCCTCCACACTCCTCTGCGGCATCGAGCTCATCCGATCTGGGGTGAGCCAATTGTCCACCGGCATCAGTTCCACAGTATAG